The following are encoded together in the Strix aluco isolate bStrAlu1 chromosome 13, bStrAlu1.hap1, whole genome shotgun sequence genome:
- the LOC141929139 gene encoding protocadherin beta-15-like → MAIARQVLCLAAFLSVPPARPEPLRYSVAEEGESGSVVANVAEDAGLAPAQLSARRARLASEDGRQRFRLDRGTGRLVVAERLDREELCGQSGTCTLPLELLLADPLQFFRVEVAVEDINDHSPAFPEERVTLKIPERSDPGSRFPLERAWDLDVGSNGVQAYSIAPENEYFSVSFGSQRGGKKYLELVLEKALDREEQAEVGFSLIAMDGGSPPRSGTTQIHIVVLDVNDNAPIFTEELYIGQVLENSPEGSVVLSVVATDKDAGPNGDITYQFGQVVGQSHSAFVIDPVSGEIRLTEPLDFEAAETHELSVRATDGGGLSAICRVLVEVVDVNDNAPELVVSSFSSPLPENVLPGTVVALFAVKDRDAGANGKISCALEDQLSFSLRPAYKNYYELVTVSVLDREETARYILSVTAADAGSPPLTTTQTFTVDISDVNDNAPVFNQTSYTMYVPENNVPTVLVGAVSASDADVGPNAKVTYSLAPAQPAEQPPCSCISVNSENGHVFVLRPLDYERVRQIEVLVSASDAGSPPLSANVTVRLLVVDENDNAPLVLYPAQDSSPASGELVPMSAEAGYLVTKVVAVDADSGQNSWLSYHLLRATDPGLFAVGAQSGEVRLRRPVTERDAVKQKLVVLVRDNGRPPLSATAALSALLLKDFSDVRLPHSSLATEDEGGSLTTYLIISLVFVSLLFLVSTTAFVTRKVCKRKELKGEHVLYGTGHLQSSLADAAAAGTLPHAYCYEISLTTGSGNSEFKFLKPIVPSLPPQHCAMGGGADDDLDFPRGPMAVNNTAPENPGTLSAEQFNSLSFN, encoded by the coding sequence ATGGCGATCGCAAGGCAAGTGCTCTGTCTCGCTGCTTTCCTCTCCGTGCCGCCCGCTCGCCCCGAGCCCCTCCGCTACTCCGTAGCCGAGGAGGGCGAGAGCGGCTCCGTGGTAGCCAACGTGGCGGAGGACGCGGGACTGGCCCCGGCGCAGCTCTCGGCTCGCCGCGCCCGCCTGGCCTCGGAGGACGGCCGGCAGCGCTTTCGCTTAGACCGCGGCACCGGCCGCCTCGTCGTGGCGGAgaggctggaccgggaggagctgTGCGGGCAGTCCGGGACGTGCACGCTCcccttggagctgctgctggccgaCCCCCTGCAGTTCTTTCGGGTCGAGGTGGCCGTGGAGGACATCAACGACCACTCGCCCGCTTTTCCGGAGGAACGAGTCACTTTGAAGATCCCGGAAAGGAGCGACCCGGGCTCGCGTTTCCCGCTGGAGCGGGCTTGGGACCTGGATGTTGGCAGCAACGGCGTCCAGGCTTACAGCATCGCTCCCGAGAACGAGTACTTTAGTGTCTCCTTCGGGAGTCAGAGAGGGGGCAAGAAGTATTTGGAACTGGTGTTGGAAAAGGCGCTAGACcgagaggagcaggcagaggtgggtTTTAGTCTCATCGCCATGGACGGGGGCTCTCCACCCAGGAGTGGCACCACCCAAATCCACATTGTCGTTCTGGATGTCAATGACAATGCTCCCATCTTCACAGAGGAGCTGTACATTGGGCAGGTTTTGGAGAACTCCCCAGAGGGCTCTGTGGTTCTCAGCGTGGTGGCAACCGATAAGGATGCAGGACCTAATGGAGACATCACCTATCAGTTCGGCCAAGTGGTGGGCCAGAGCCACTCAGCATTTGTGATTGACCCTGTGAGTGGTGAAATTCGACTCACGGAACCTCTGGACTTTGAGGCAGCAGAGACTCATGAGCTCAGTGTGCGGGCCACGGATGGCGGGGGCCTCTCAGCAATCTGCAGGGTGTTGGTGGAGGTGGTGGATGTGAATGACAATGCACCGGAGCTGGTGGTCAGTTCCttcagcagccccctccccgagAACGTGTTACCCGGGACGGTGGTCGCCCTCTTTGCTGTCAAGGACCGGGATGCTGGTGCCAATGGGAAGATCTCCTGTGCCCTCGAGGACCAGCTGTCGTTCTCCCTGCGGCCGGCCTATAAGAATTACTATGAGCTGGTGACCGTGAGCGTGCTGGACCGGGAGGAGACGGCTCGGTACATCCTCAGTGTCACAGCAGCAGACGCGGGGTCACCTCCTCTCACGACCACCCAGACCTTCACAGTGGACATCTCCGATGTCAACGACAACGCGCCTGTCTTCAACCAGACATCGTACACCATGTACGTGCCTGAGAACAACGTCCCCACGGTGCTCGTTGGAGCCGTCAGCGCCTCGGATGCTGACGTGGGGCCCAATGCCAAGGTGACCTAttccctggccccagcccagcccgcagagcagcctccctgctcctgcatctCCGTGAACTCTGAGAACGGGCACGTGTTTGTGCTGCGGCCCCTGGACTACGAGCGGGTGAGGCAGATCGAGGTCTTGGTGAGCGCCTCCGATGCAGGGAGTCCTCCTCTCAGTGCCAATGTCACTGTCCGCCTGCTTGTGGTGGATGAGAATGACAATGCGCCGCTGGTGCTGTACCCAGCCCAGGACAGCAGCCCAGCGTCCGGCGAGCTGGTGCCCATGTCAGCTGAGGCAGGCTACCTCGTCACCAAGGTGGTGGCCGTCGACGCTGACTCGGGGCAGAACTCGTGGCTCTCGTACCACCTGCTGAGGGCCACTGACCCCGGGCTGTTTGCGGTGGGTGCCCAAAGCGGGGAGGTGCGTCTGAGGAGGCCCGTGACGGAGAGGGACGCCGTGAAGCAGAAGCTCGTCGTCCTGGTGCGAGACAACGGGCGGCCACCGCTGTCAGCCACTGCTGCACTGAGCGCACTCCTGCTCAAGGACTTCTCAGACGTGcgcctgccccacagcagcctggccACGGAGGACGAGGGTGGCTCCCTGACCACCTATTTAATAATTTCCTTGGTCTTcgtctcactcctcttcctcgtGTCCACAACAGCCTTTGTCACTCGCAAGGTGTGCAAGAGAAAGGAGCTGAAGGGTGAGCACGTGCTTTATGGCACCGGGCActtgcagagcagcctggctgATGCGGCCGCTGCGGGGACCCTGCCCCACGCCTATTGCTATGAGATCAGCCTCACCACGGGCTCGGGCAACAGCGAGTTCAAGTTCCTGAAGCCCATCGTCCCCAGCCTGCCACCACAGCACTGTGCCATGGGCGGAGGCGCCGATGATGATCTCGATTTCCCCCGTGGCCCTATGGCCGTGAACAACACGGCACCAGAGAACCCAGGGACACTCTCTGCGGAACAGTTCAATAGTCTTTCCTTTAACTAG
- the LOC141929191 gene encoding protocadherin beta-15-like: MAIARQVLCLAAFLSVPPARPEPLRYSVAEEGESGSVVANVAEDAGLAPAQLSARRARLASEDGRQRFRLDRGTGRLVVAERLDREELCGQSGTCTLPLELLLADPLQFFRVEVAVEDINDHSPAFPEEQVTLKILETSNPGSRFPLEGARDLDVGSNGVQAYSIAPENEYFSVSFGSQRGGKKYVELVLEKALDREEQAEVGFSLIAMDGGSPPRSGTTQIHIIVLDVNDNAPIFTQDLYVGQVLENSPEGSVVLSVVATDQDAGPNGDITYQFSQVVGQSHSAFVIDPVSGEIRLTEPLDFEAAETHELSVRVTDGGGLSAICRVLVEVVDVNDNAPELVVSSFSSPLPENVLPGTVVALFAVKDRDAGANGKISCALEDQLSFSLRPAYKNYYELVTVSVLDREETARYILSVTAADAGSPPLTTTQTFTVDISDVNDNAPVFNQTSYTMYVPENNVPTVLVGAVSASDADVGPNAKVTYSLAPAQPAEQPPCSCISVNSENGHVFVLRPLDYERVRQIEVSVSASDAGSPPLSANVTVRLLVVDENDNAPLVLYPAQDSSPASSELVPMSAEAGYLVTKVVAVDADSGQNSWLSYHLLRATDPGLFAVGAQSGEVRLRRLVTERDAVKQKLVVLVRDNGRPPLSATAALSALLLKDFSDVRLPHSSLATEDEGGSLTTYLIISLVFVSLLFLVSTAAFVTRKVCKRKELTGEHVLYGTGHLQSGLADAAAAGILPHAYCYEISLTTGSGNSEFKFLKPIVPSLPPQQCAMGGGTDDDLDFPRGPMAVEDTAPENPGTLSAEQFNSLSFN; the protein is encoded by the coding sequence ATGGCGATCGCAAGGCAAGTGCTCTGTCTCGCTGCTTTCCTCTCCGTGCCGCCCGCTCGCCCCGAGCCCCTCCGCTACTCCGTAGCCGAGGAGGGCGAGAGCGGCTCCGTGGTAGCCAACGTGGCGGAGGACGCGGGGCTGGCCCCGGCGCAGCTCTCGGCTCGCCGCGCCCGCCTGGCCTCGGAGGACGGCCGGCAGCGCTTTCGCTTAGACCGCGGCACCGGCCGCCTCGTCGTGGCGGAgaggctggaccgggaggagctgTGCGGGCAGTCCGGGACGTGCACGCTCcccttggagctgctgctggccgaCCCCTTGCAGTTCTTTCGGGTCGAGGTGGCCGTGGAGGACATCAACGACCACTCGCCCGCTTTCCCGGAGGAACAAGTCACTTTGAAGATCCTGGAAACGAGCAACCCGGGCTCGCGTTTCCCGCTGGAGGGGGCTCGGGACCTGGATGTTGGCAGCAACGGCGTCCAGGCTTACAGCATCGCTCCCGAGAACGAGTACTTTAGCGTCTCCTTCGGGAGTCAGAGAGGGGGCAAGAAGTATGTGGAATTGGTGTTGGAAAAGGCGCTAGACcgagaggagcaggcagaggtgggtTTCAGTCTCATTGCCATGGACGGGGGCTCTCCACCCAGGAGTGGCACCACCCAAATCCACATTATCGTTCTGGATGTCAATGACAACGCTCCCATCTTCACACAGGACTTGTATGTTGGGCAGGTTTTGGAGAACTCCCCAGAGGGCTCTGTGGTTCTCAGCGTGGTGGCAACCGATCAGGATGCAGGACCTAATGGGGACATCACCTATCAGTTCAGCCAAGTGGTGGGCCAGAGCCACTCAGCATTTGTGATTGACCCTGTGAGTGGTGAAATTCGACTCACGGAGCCTCTGGACTTTGAGGCAGCAGAGACTCATGAGCTCAGTGTGCGGGTCACGGACGGCGGGGGCCTCTCAGCAATCTGCAGGGTGTTGGTGGAGGTGGTGGATGTGAATGACAACGCACCGGAGCTGGTGGTCAGTTCCttcagcagccccctccccgagAACGTGTTACCCGGGACGGTGGTCGCCCTCTTTGCTGTCAAGGACCGGGATGCTGGTGCCAATGGGAAGATCTCCTGTGCCCTCGAGGACCAGCTGTCGTTCTCCCTGCGGCCGGCCTATAAGAATTACTATGAGCTGGTGACCGTGAGCGTGCTGGACCGGGAGGAGACGGCTCGGTACATCCTCAGTGTCACAGCAGCAGACGCGGGGTCACCTCCTCTCACGACCACCCAGACCTTCACAGTGGACATCTCCGATGTCAACGACAACGCGCCTGTCTTCAACCAGACATCGTACACCATGTACGTGCCTGAGAACAACGTCCCCACGGTACTCGTTGGAGCCGTCAGCGCCTCGGATGCTGACGTGGGGCCCAATGCCAAGGTGACCTAttccctggccccagcccagcccgcagagcagcctccctgctcctgcatctCCGTGAACTCTGAGAACGGGCACGTGTTTGTGCTGCGGCCCCTGGACTACGAGCGGGTGAGGCAGATCGAGGTCTCGGTGAGCGCCTCCGATGCAGGGAGTCCTCCTCTCAGTGCCAATGTCACTGTCCGCCTGCTTGTGGTGGATGAGAACGACAATGCGCCGCTGGTGCTGTACCCAGCCCAGGACAGCAGCCCAGCGTCCAGCGAGCTGGTGCCCATGTCAGCTGAGGCAGGCTACCTCGTCACCAAGGTGGTGGCCGTCGATGCTGACTCGGGGCAGAACTCGTGGCTCTCGTACCACCTGCTGAGGGCCACTGACCCCGGGCTGTTTGCGGTGGGTGCCCAAAGCGGGGAGGTGCGTCTGAGGAGGCTTGTGACGGAGAGGGACGCCGTGAAGCAGAAGCTCGTCGTCCTGGTGCGAGACAACGGGCGGCCACCGCTGTCAGCCACTGCTGCACTGAGCGCACTCCTGCTCAAGGACTTCTCAGACGTGcgcctgccccacagcagcctggccACGGAGGACGAGGGTGGCTCCCTGACCACCTATTTAATCATTTCCTTGGTCTTcgtctcactcctcttcctcgtGTCCACAGCAGCCTTTGTCACTCGCAAGGTGTGCAAGAGAAAGGAGCTGACGGGTGAGCACGTGCTTTATGGCACCGGGCACTTGCAGAGCGGCCTGGCTGATGCGGCCGCTGCGGGGATCCTGCCCCACGCCTATTGCTATGAGATCAGCCTCACCACGGGCTCGGGCAACAGCGAGTTCAAGTTCCTGAAGCCCATCGTCCCCAGCCTGCCACCACAGCAATGTGCCATGGGCGGAGGCACCGATGATGACCTTGATTTCCCCCGTGGCCCTATGGCCGTGGAGGACACGGCACCAGAGAACCCAGGGACGCTCTCTGCGGAACAGTTCAATAGTCTTTCCTTTAACTAG
- the LOC141929372 gene encoding protocadherin beta-15-like: protein MAIARQVLCLAAFLSVPPARPEPLRYSVAEEGESGSVVANVAEDAGLAPAQLSARRARLASEDGRQRFRLDRGTGRLVVAERLDREELCGQSGTCTLPLELLLADPLQFFRVEVAVEDINDHSPAFPEEQVTLKIPETSNPGSRFPLEGARDLDVGSNGVQAYSIAPENEYFSVSFGSQRGGKKYVELVLEKALDREEQAEVGFSLIAMDGGSPPRSGTTQIHIVVLDVNDNAPIFTQDLYVGQVLENSPEGSVVLSVVATDQDAGPNGDITYDFSQVVGQSHSAFVIDPVSGEIRLMEPLDFEAAETHELSVRVTDGGGLSAICRVLVEVMDVNDNAPELVVSSFSSPLPENVLPGTVVALFAVKDRDAGANGKISCALEDQLSFSLRPAYKNYYELVTVSVLDREEMARYILTVTAADAGSPPLTTTQTFTVDISDVNDNAPVFNQTLYTMYVPENNVPTVLVGAVSASDADVGPNAKVTYSLAPAQPAEQPPCSCISVNSENGHVFVLRPLDYERVRQIEVSVSASDAGSPPLSANVTVRLLVVDENDNAPLVLYPAQDSSPASSELVPMSAEAGYLVTKVVAVDADSGQNSWLSYHLLRATDPGLFAVGAQSGEVRLRRPMTERDAVKQKLVVLVRDNGRPPLSATAALSALLLKDFSDVRLPHSSLATEDEGGSLTTYLIISLVFVSLLFLVSTAAFVTRKVCKRKELTGEHVLYGTGHLQSSLADAAAAGTLPHAYCYEISLTTGSGNSEFKFLKPIVPSLPPQHCAMGGGADDDLDFPRGPMAVEDTAPENPGTLSAEQFNSLSFN from the coding sequence ATGGCGATCGCAAGGCAAGTGCTCTGTCTCGCTGCTTTCCTCTCCGTGCCGCCCGCTCGCCCCGAGCCCCTCCGCTACTCCGTAGCCGAGGAGGGCGAGAGCGGCTCCGTGGTAGCCAACGTGGCGGAGGACGCGGGGCTGGCCCCGGCGCAGCTCTCGGCTCGCCGCGCCCGCCTGGCCTCGGAGGACGGCCGGCAGCGCTTTCGCTTAGACCGCGGCACCGGCCGCCTCGTCGTGGCGGAgaggctggaccgggaggagctgTGCGGGCAGTCCGGGACGTGCACGCTCcccttggagctgctgctggccgaCCCCTTGCAGTTCTTTCGGGTCGAGGTGGCCGTGGAGGACATCAACGACCACTCGCCCGCTTTCCCGGAGGAACAAGTCACTTTGAAGATCCCGGAAACGAGCAACCCGGGCTCGCGTTTCCCGCTGGAGGGGGCTCGGGACCTGGATGTTGGCAGCAACGGCGTCCAGGCTTACAGCATCGCTCCCGAGAATGAGTACTTTAGCGTCTCCTTCGGGAGTCAGAGAGGGGGCAAGAAGTATGTGGAATTGGTGTTGGAAAAGGCGCTAGACcgagaggagcaggcagaggtgggtTTCAGTCTCATTGCCATGGACGGGGGCTCTCCACCCAGGAGTGGCACCACCCAAATCCACATTGTCGTTCTGGATGTCAATGACAACGCTCCCATCTTCACACAGGACTTGTATGTTGGGCAGGTTTTGGAGAACTCCCCAGAGGGCTCTGTGGTTCTCAGTGTGGTGGCAACCGATCAGGACGCAGGACCTAATGGGGACATCACCTATGACTTCAGCCAAGTGGTGGGCCAGAGCCACTCAGCATTTGTGATTGACCCTGTGAGTGGTGAAATTCGACTCATGGAGCCTCTGGACTTTGAGGCAGCAGAGACTCATGAGCTCAGTGTGCGGGTCACGGACGGCGGGGGCCTCTCAGCAATATGCAGGGTGTTGGTGGAGGTGATGGATGTGAATGACAACGCACCGGAGCTGGTGGTCAGTTCCttcagcagccccctccccgagAACGTGTTACCCGGGACGGTGGTCGCCCTCTTTGCTGTCAAGGACCGGGATGCTGGTGCCAATGGGAAGATCTCCTGTGCCCTCGAGGACCAGCTGTCATTCTCCCTGCGGCCGGCCTATAAGAATTACTATGAGCTGGTGACCGTGAGCGTGCTGGACCGGGAGGAGATGGCTCGGTACATCCTCACTGTCACAGCAGCAGACGCAGGGTCACCTCCTCTCACGACCACCCAGACCTTCACAGTGGACATCTCCGATGTCAACGACAACGCGCCTGTCTTCAACCAGACATTGTACACCATGTACGTGCCTGAGAACAACGTCCCCACAGTGCTCGTTGGAGCCGTCAGCGCCTCGGATGCTGACGTGGGGCCCAATGCCAAGGTGACCTAttccctggccccagcccagcccgcagagcagcctccctgctcctgcatctCCGTGAACTCTGAGAACGGGCACGTGTTTGTGCTGCGGCCCCTGGACTACGAGCGGGTGAGGCAGATCGAGGTCTCGGTGAGCGCCTCCGATGCAGGGAGTCCTCCTCTCAGTGCCAATGTCACTGTCCGCCTGCTTGTGGTGGACGAGAATGACAATGCGCCGCTGGTGCTGTACCCAGCCCAGGACAGCAGCCCAGCGTCCAGCGAGCTGGTGCCCATGTCAGCTGAGGCAGGCTACCTCGTCACCAAGGTGGTGGCCGTCGACGCTGACTCGGGGCAGAACTCGTGGCTCTCGTACCACCTGCTGAGGGCCACTGACCCCGGGCTGTTTGCGGTGGGTGCCCAAAGCGGGGAGGTGCGTCTGAGGAGGCCCATGACGGAGAGGGACGCCGTGAAGCAGAAGCTCGTCGTCCTGGTGCGAGACAACGGGCGGCCACCGCTGTCAGCCACTGCTGCACTGAGCGCACTCCTGCTCAAGGACTTCTCAGACGTGcgcctgccccacagcagcctggccACGGAGGACGAGGGTGGCTCCCTGACCACCTATTTAATCATTTCCTTGGTCTTcgtctcactcctcttcctcgtGTCCACAGCAGCCTTTGTCACTCGCAAGGTGTGCAAGAGAAAGGAGCTGACGGGTGAGCACGTGCTTTATGGCACCGGGCActtgcagagcagcctggctgATGCGGCCGCTGCGGGGACCCTGCCCCACGCCTATTGCTATGAGATCAGCCTCACCACGGGCTCGGGCAACAGCGAGTTCAAGTTCCTGAAGCCCATCGTCCCCAGCCTGCCACCACAGCACTGTGCCATGGGCGGAGGCGCCGATGATGATCTCGATTTCCCCCGTGGCCCTATGGCCGTGGAGGACACGGCACCAGAGAACCCAGGGACGCTCTCTGCGGAACAGTTCAATAGTCTTTCCTTTAACTAG
- the LOC141929192 gene encoding protocadherin beta-15-like, whose translation MAIARQVLCLAAFLSVPPARPEPLRYSVAEEGESGSVVANVAEDAGLAPAQLSARRARLASEDGRQRFRLDRGTGRLVVAERLDREELCGQSGTCTLPLELLLADPLQFFRVEVAVEDINDHSPAFPEERVTLKILERSDPGSRFPLERAWDLDVGSNGVQAYSIAPENEYFSVSFGSQSMDEKYVELVLEKALDREEQAEVGFSLIAVDGGSPPRSGTTQIHIVVLDVNDNAPTFTQKLYIGQVLENSPEGSVVLSVVATDQDAGPNGDITYQFSQVVGQSHSAFVIDPVSGEIRLTKHLDFEAAETHELSVRATDGGGLSAICKVLVEVVDVNDNAPELVVSSFSSPLPENVLPGTVVALFAVKDRDAGANGKISCALEDQLSFSLRPAYKNYYELVTVSVLDREETARYILSVTAADAGSPPLTTTQTFTVDISDVNDNAPVFNQTSYTMYVPENNVPTVLVGAVSASDADVGPNAKVTYSLAPAQPAEQPPCSCISVNSENGHVFVLRPLDYERVRQIEVSVSASDAGSPPLSANVTVRLLVVDENDNAPLVLYPAQDSSPASSELVPMSAEAGYLVTKVVAVDADSGQNSWLSYHLLRATDPGLFAVGAQSGEVRLRRPVTERDAVKQKLVVLVRDNGRPPLSATAALSALLLKDFSDVRLPHSSLATEDEGGSLTTYLIISLVFVSLLFLVSTAAFVTRKVCKRKELKGEHVLYGTGHLQSGLADAAAAGTLPHAYCYEISLTTGSGNSEFKFLKPIVPSLPPQHCAMGGGADDDLDFPRGPMAVEDTAPENPGTLSAEQFNSLSFN comes from the coding sequence ATGGCGATCGCAAGGCAAGTGCTCTGTCTCGCTGCTTTCCTCTCCGTGCCGCCCGCTCGCCCCGAGCCCCTCCGCTACTCCGTAGCCGAGGAGGGCGAGAGCGGCTCCGTGGTAGCCAACGTGGCGGAGGACGCGGGGCTGGCCCCGGCGCAGCTCTCGGCTCGCCGCGCCCGCCTGGCCTCGGAGGACGGCCGGCAGCGCTTTCGCTTAGACCGCGGCACCGGCCGCCTCGTCGTGGCGGAgaggctggaccgggaggagctgTGCGGGCAGTCCGGGACGTGCACGCTCcccttggagctgctgctggccgaCCCCCTGCAGTTCTTTCGGGTCGAGGTGGCCGTGGAGGACATCAACGACCACTCGCCCGCTTTTCCGGAGGAACGAGTCACTTTGAAGATCCTGGAAAGGAGCGACCCGGGCTCGCGTTTCCCGCTGGAGCGGGCTTGGGACCTGGATGTTGGCAGCAACGGCGTCCAGGCTTACAGCATCGCTCCCGAGAACGAGTACTTTAGTGTCTCCTTCGGGAGTCAGAGTATGGATGAAAAATATGTGGAACTGGTGTTGGAAAAGGCGCTAGACcgagaggagcaggcagaggtgggtTTCAGTCTCATTGCCGTGGATGGGGGCTCTCCACCCAGGAGCGGGACAACCCAAATCCACATTGTCGTTCTGGATGTCAATGACAACGCTCCCACATTCACGCAGAAGCTGTACATTGGGCAGGTTTTGGAGAACTCCCCAGAGGGCTCTGTGGTTCTCAGTGTGGTGGCAACCGATCAGGACGCAGGACCTAATGGGGACATCACCTATCAGTTCAGCCAAGTGGTGGGCCAGAGCCACTCAGCATTTGTGATTGACCCTGTGAGTGGTGAAATTCGGCTTACAAAACATCTGGACTTTGAGGCAGCAGAGACTCACGAGCTCAGTGTGCGGGCCACGGATGGCGGGGGCCTCTCAGCAATCTGCAAGGTGTTGGTGGAGGTGGTGGATGTGAATGACAACGCACCGGAGCTGGTGGTCAGTTCCttcagcagccccctccccgagAACGTGTTACCCGGGACGGTGGTCGCCCTCTTTGCTGTCAAGGACCGGGATGCTGGTGCCAATGGGAAGATCTCCTGTGCCCTCGAGGACCAGCTGTCGTTCTCCCTGCGGCCGGCCTATAAGAATTACTATGAGCTGGTGACCGTGAGCGTGCTGGACCGGGAGGAGACGGCTCGGTACATCCTCAGTGTCACAGCAGCAGACGCAGGGTCACCTCCTCTCACGACCACCCAGACCTTCACAGTGGACATCTCCGATGTCAACGACAACGCGCCTGTCTTCAACCAGACATCGTACACCATGTACGTGCCTGAGAACAACGTCCCCACGGTGCTCGTTGGAGCCGTCAGCGCCTCGGATGCTGACGTGGGGCCCAATGCCAAGGTGACCTAttccctggccccagcccagcccgcagagcagcctccctgctcctgcatctCCGTGAACTCTGAGAACGGGCACGTGTTTGTGCTGCGGCCCCTGGACTACGAGCGGGTGAGGCAGATCGAGGTCTCGGTGAGCGCCTCCGATGCAGGGAGTCCTCCTCTCAGTGCCAATGTCACTGTCCGCCTGCTTGTGGTGGACGAGAACGACAATGCGCCGCTGGTGCTGTACCCAGCCCAGGACAGCAGCCCAGCGTCCAGCGAGCTGGTGCCCATGTCAGCTGAGGCAGGCTACCTCGTCACCAAGGTGGTGGCCGTCGACGCTGACTCGGGGCAGAACTCGTGGCTCTCGTACCACCTGCTGAGGGCCACTGACCCCGGGCTGTTTGCGGTGGGTGCCCAAAGCGGGGAGGTGCGTCTGAGGAGGCCCGTGACGGAGAGGGACGCCGTGAAGCAGAAGCTCGTCGTCCTGGTGCGAGACAACGGGCGGCCACCGCTGTCAGCCACTGCTGCACTGAGCGCACTCCTGCTCAAGGACTTCTCAGACGTGcgcctgccccacagcagcctggccACGGAGGACGAGGGTGGCTCCCTGACCACCTATTTAATCATTTCCTTGGTCTTcgtctcactcctcttcctcgtGTCCACAGCAGCCTTTGTCACTCGCAAGGTGTGCAAGAGAAAGGAGCTGAAGGGTGAGCACGTGCTTTATGGCACCGGGCACTTGCAGAGCGGCCTGGCTGATGCGGCCGCTGCGGGGACCCTGCCCCACGCCTATTGCTATGAGATCAGCCTCACCACGGGCTCGGGCAACAGCGAGTTCAAGTTCCTGAAGCCCATCGTCCCCAGCCTGCCACCACAGCACTGTGCCATGGGCGGAGGCGCCGATGATGATCTCGATTTCCCCCGTGGCCCTATGGCCGTGGAGGACACGGCACCAGAGAACCCAGGGACACTCTCTGCGGAACAGTTCAATAGTCTTTCCTTTAACTAG